Proteins from one Muntiacus reevesi chromosome X, mMunRee1.1, whole genome shotgun sequence genomic window:
- the LOC136154129 gene encoding protein arginine N-methyltransferase 5-like, translating to MAAMAVGGAGGSRVSSGRDVNCVPEIADTLGAVAKQGFDFLCMPVFHPRFKREFTQESAKSRPGPQTRSDLLLSGRDWNTLIVGKLSPWIRPDSKVEKILRNSEAAMLQELNFGAYLGLPAFLLPLNQEDNTNLARVLTNHIHTGHHSSMFWMRVPLVAPEDLRDDIIENAPTSHTAEYSGEEKTWMWWHNFRTLCDYSKRIAVALEIGADLPSNHVIDHWLGEPIKAAILPTSIFLTNKKGFPVLSKMHQRLIFRLLKLEVQFIITGTNHHSEKEFCSYLQYLEYLNQNRPPPNAYELFAKGYEDYLQSPLQPLMDNLESQTYEVFEKDPIKYSQYQQAIYKCLLDRVPEEEKDTNIQVLMVLGAGRGPLVNASLRASKQADRRIKLYAVEKNPNAVVTLENWQFEEWGSQVTVVSSDMREWVAPEKADIIVSELLGSFADNELSPECLDGAQHFLKDDGVSIPGEYTSFLAPISSSKLYNEVRACREKDRDPEAQFEMPYVVRLHNFHQLSAPQPCFTFSHPNRDPMIDNNRYCTLEFPVEVNTVLHGFAGYFETVLYQDITLSIRPETHSPGMFSWFPILFPIKQPITVREGQTICVRFWRCSNSKKVWYEWAVTAPVCSAIHNPTGRSYTIGL from the coding sequence ATGGCGGCGATGGCGGTCGGTGGTGCCGGTGGAAGCCGCGTGTCCAGCGGGAGGGACGTGAATTGCGTCCCCGAAATAGCTGACACACTGGGGGCTGTGGCCAAGCAGGGGTTTGATTTCCTCTGCATGCCTGTGTTCCACCCGCGTTTCAAGAGGGAATTCACTCAGGAATCTGCTAAGAGTCGGCCGGGCCCCCAGACACGATCAGACCTACTGCTGTCAGGAAGGGACTGGAATACACTAATTGTGGGAAAGCTTTCTCCATGGATTCGTCCAGACTCAAAAGTGGAGAAGATACTCAGGAACTCTGAGGCGGCTATGTTACAGGAGCTGAATTTTGGGGCATATTTGGGTCTTCCAGCTTTCTTGCTGCCCCTAAATCAGGAAGATAACACAAACTTGGCGAGAGTTTTGACCAATCACATCCACACTGGCCACCACTCCTCCATGTTCTGGATGCGGGTGCCATTGGTGGCACCAGAGGACCTGAGAGATGATATAATTGAGAACGCACCAACTTCACACACAGCGGAGTACAGTGGAGAGGAGAAGACATGGATGTGGTGGCACAACTTCCGGACCTTGTGTGATTATAGCAAGAGGATTGCAGTGGCTCTTGAAATTGGTGCTGACCTCCCATCTAATCATGTCATTGATCATTGGCTTGGGGAGCCCATCAAAGCAGCCATTCTCCCCACCAGCATTTTCCTGACCAATAAGAAGGGATTTCCTGTTCTTTCTAAGATGCACCAGAGGCTGATCTTCCGACTTCTCAAGTTGGAGGTACAGTTCATCATCACAGGCACCAACCACCACTCAGAGAAGGAGTTCTGCTCCTACCTCCAATACTTGGAATACCTGAACCAGAACCGACCTCCACCCAATGCCTACGAACTCTTTGCCAAGGGCTATGAAGATTACCTGCAGTCCCCACTCCAGCCACTGATGGATAACCTGGAATCTCAGACATATGAAGTGTTCGAAAAGGACCCCATCAAATACTCTCAGTACCAGCAGGCCATCTATAAATGTCTGTTAGATCGAGTGccagaggaagagaaggacaCCAACATCCAAGTGCTGATGGTGCTGGGAGCAGGCCGGGGGCCCCTGGTGAATGCGTCCCTGCGGGCCTCCAAGCAAGCTGACCGGCGGATAAAGCTCTATGCTGTGGAGAAGAACCCAAATGCTGTGGTGACGCTGGAGAACTGGCAGTTTGAAGAATGGGGAAGCCAGGTGACAGTAGTCTCATCGGACATGCGGGAATGGGTGGCTCCAGAGAAAGCAGATATCATCGTCAGTGAGCTTCTGGGGTCCTTTGCTGACAATGAACTGTCACCTGAGTGCCTGGATGGAGCCCAGCACTTCCTCAAAGATGATGGTGTGAGCATCCCTGGGGAGTACACCTCCTTTCTagctcccatctcctcctccaagcTATACAATGAGGTCCGAGCCTGTCGGGAAAAGGACCGTGACCCTGAGGCCCAGTTTGAGATGCCTTATGTGGTACGACTGCACAATTTCCACCAGCTGTCTGCGCCCCAGCCCTGTTTTACCTTCAGCCATCCTAACAGAGATCCTATGATTGACAACAATCGCTACTGTACCTTGGAGTTTCCTGTGGAGGTGAACACAGTGCTGCATGGTTTTGCAGGCTACTTTGAGACTGTGCTTTATCAGGACATCACTCTGAGTATCCGTCCAGAGACTCACTCTCCTGGGATGTTTTCATGGTTTCCCATCCTCTTCCCCATTAAGCAGCCCATTACTGTGCGTGAAGGCCAGACCATCTGTGTGCGTTTCTGGAGATGCAGCAATTCTAAGAAGGTGTGGTATGAGTGGGCTGTGACGGCACCGGTCTGCTCTGCTATTCACAACCCCACAGGCCGCTCTTACACCATCGGCCTCTAG